From Cervus canadensis isolate Bull #8, Minnesota chromosome 28, ASM1932006v1, whole genome shotgun sequence, one genomic window encodes:
- the LOC122429778 gene encoding 60S ribosomal protein L23 has translation MSKRGRGGSSGAKFRISLGLPVGAVINCADNTGAKNLYIISVKGIKGRLNRLPAAGVGDMVMATVKKGKPELRKKVHPAVVIRQRKSYRRKDGVFLYFEDNAGVIVNNKGEMKGSAITGPVAKECADLWPRIASNAGSIA, from the coding sequence ATGTCGAAGCGAGGACGTGGTGGGTCCTCTGGTGCGAAATTCCGGATTTCCTTAGGTCTTCCGGTTGGAGCCGTGATCAACTGTGCTGACAACACAGGAGCCAAAAATCTGTATATCATCTCTGTAAAGGGGATCAAGGGACGATTGAATAGACTTCCTGCTGCTGGTGTGGGTGACATGGTGATGGCCACAGTCAAGAAAGGCAAACCAGAGCTCAGAAAGAAGGTACATCCAGCGGTGGTAATTCGACAACGAAAGTCATACCGGAGAAAAGATGGtgtgtttctttattttgaagataATGCAGGGGTCATAGTAAACAATAAAGGCGAGATGAAAGGTTCTGCCATCACAGGACCAGTTGCAAAGGAATGTGCAGACTTGTGGCCCAGGATTGCATCCAATGCTGGCAGCATTGCATGA